The Ensifer adhaerens genome contains a region encoding:
- a CDS encoding DUF1062 domain-containing protein — MSHTLTVQWTIEPQSAPRPWLACNRCGGHRPFVCSGKTRLNANGRRLDAWLIYRCAVCEDTWNRPIFERRNVASVAPDVLAALQSNDPVWVRQAAFDIEGLRQCTDRIEDLADSNVERHVLGGSAGCARLEIVLVVRQASSLRVDRLLSAELALSRARLSKLETKGRLTLLPESRKALQRPIRDGSRIVLDLTAEDDRAEIARRARGGP, encoded by the coding sequence ATGTCTCATACATTGACGGTCCAGTGGACCATCGAACCCCAATCCGCCCCCCGCCCCTGGCTTGCCTGCAACCGCTGCGGCGGCCACCGCCCCTTCGTATGCAGCGGCAAGACACGGTTGAACGCCAACGGGCGGCGGCTCGACGCCTGGCTGATCTATCGCTGCGCCGTCTGCGAAGACACCTGGAACCGTCCGATCTTCGAGCGGCGGAATGTCGCCAGCGTCGCCCCGGATGTGCTCGCAGCGCTTCAAAGCAACGATCCCGTCTGGGTCCGACAGGCGGCGTTCGACATCGAAGGTCTTCGCCAATGCACGGACCGGATCGAGGATTTGGCCGATTCTAACGTGGAACGGCACGTATTGGGTGGGAGTGCGGGTTGCGCACGGCTTGAGATTGTCCTTGTCGTGCGCCAGGCAAGCAGCCTGCGCGTCGACCGCCTGCTATCGGCGGAACTCGCGCTTTCACGCGCCAGACTGAGCAAGCTCGAAACCAAAGGGCGACTCACGCTTCTGCCCGAGTCGCGGAAGGCCCTGCAACGCCCGATCAGAGACGGCAGCCGCATCGTCCTCGAT